GGCGACGATCTTGCTCGGGGTGTATGGTTCGGTCGTGGTCATGACGGTCATATTGGTGATACAGTGCCTCGTGTTCGGGGATGGGGGGCTGACGGCCCTTGGGCTGAACCTGCTCAATATGGCGGTGATAGCGCCGTTCGTAGCACATTTCATCTTGAAGATAGCTGATGGAAAGAACAGGCCTGTCGCGACCTTTACGGCGTCCTGGGCCTCGGTGTTCATAGCGGCCACGGCCTGTGCTGTCCAGCTGGCCGTGAGCTTTGCGGTATCAGATGGGTCGTACGGGATCGATGGCATCGTGTCAATCCCTGCCATGATGGGCTGGCATGCCCTGATAGGGATCGGCGAGGCGATCATCACCGTGGGCGTGGTGAGCTTCCTGGCCAAGATCGCCCCAGAGATGCTAAAGATGAGACTAGGAGAGGCACGGGATGATGGTATGGAGGTGACCGCGTGAACAAGAGATATGTCAAGGCGGTTATGGCGATACTTGTCGTCTTCGCCATAGGGCTTGTCGGTTACTACACCTTCTCTGCGGCCTACGGGGATGGGCTTGAGAAGACAATGGAGGATAATGGTGTCAGCGAGGGAGAGCCCGTCTGGCAGGCCCCCCTTGACTACGGCGAGGACTATGTCGCCTCCCTTCTTATGGGGATCTTGGGCTTCGTTATCGTGCTCGCGGTCGTCCTGGCCTATCTCATGTTGGTCAAGGCAAGAAAGAGAAGGACCGATTGAATTTCTTTCCTGACGGGCAAAGTGACCCCGTCACGATAATACTTTTTTCTTAAAAGTAACAAGAGATATATACTGGCGTATCGGTTCACAGCTTGCTCGATGCGCCCACCGCTATCGGAAGTGGTCTTTTACCGTTGGCTGAGGAGGTAAGAAATGAGCCTGGATCATGATGAGGTCGACCGCTATGCAAAAAATTCACGTTTCTTTAAGTTCGACCCTCGAGTCAAGCTCGCCTCTGCCATCCTCTTCATATCTGCCGTGGCTTTGCTGAAGGACCTGACGGCATTATATCTGGCATTGATCTTCGCTATCATCATGGTCGAGCTGTCCGGGGTCCCGATGAGGCATATAGCGGAGGTCTATCTTCTGGCATTTCCGTTCGTCCTTTTTGCATTCATTACAATGTTGTTGACCTCTGGTATAGAGAACGCCCTTGCCATGGCAATGAGGGTGTCCGCATCGGTCCTTGCCCTATTACTGGTGATATCTTCGACGCCGTTCTTCGGGACCTTGAGGGCATTAAGATGGTTCAAGGTGCCTCCGGTCATATGCAACCTTGTCCTTTTCACATACAGGTTCATATTCCTTCTGACGGACGAGCTATCAAGGATGAGGATGGCACGGAGGTCCCGAGGATTTCAGGGAGGAAGGAGCCTTCTCGACAAGGGTGCGTTCAAGACCATCTCATATACTATCGGCATGGTCTTTGTCAGGTCGAACTCCAGGGCCACCAGGATATATGATGCCCTCCTTTCAAGAGGCTATACAGGCGAGATAAGGACGATAGAGGACCTCAAGGTGGGGGCCAGGGATATCGCCCTAGCGGCCGTGTTCATATCCATCACGGTCATTTTGTTGGCGATCCAGATGGGGGCATTCAAATGGACGCTGTGAGGCTTCAGAACGTCTGGTACAGATATCCTGAGAGCCCGTATGCTCTCGAGGATATCAGCTTCACGTTGAGAGAGGGTGAGAGGGTGGCCCTCGTCGGCCCAAACGGGGCGGGAAAGAGCACCCTGCTGCACCTCATGGCAGGGCTCTATCTTCCAAGCAAAGGAACGGTGGAGATAGGCGGGACAAAGCTCACAAAACATGATGCGGTGAAGGCGAGACGGAAGGTCGGGTTCCTTTTCCAAGACCCTGACGACCAGATATTCATGCCCACTGTCTGGGAGGACGTCGCTTTTGGCCCTATCAACATGGGGCTTGCAGAAGAGGAGGTCAAGGACCGTGTCGCGAGGGCGATGGAACAGGCGGGCATATCAGGGTTCTCGGACAGGGTGCCTCATAGGCTCTCTATCGGAGAGAAGAAACGTGTGGCGATCGCCGGCGTGCTGGCAATGTCACCCCCTATCTTATTGCTCGACGAACCGACGGCCAACCTCGACCCCCAAGGAAGAAGGGACCTTGTGAACATATTGCATTCCATACCTCAAGGTTTCGTGTTGGCGACGCATGACCTGGGCGTGGCCTTCGAGCTAACCGAGCGGGTCGTGGTGCTCAAGAAAAAGGTGATCTACGACGGTGATTTCCGCGGTCTTGTCGAGAACGATGAGGTGCTCAGGGAGGCGAACCTTGAGCTCCCGTCGTTCTCAAGGCTCATGATGAGATGGCGTGATGCGACAAAAAAGAACTTCAGACCCCCGATGACCGTCGAGGAATCGTTGGAGCTGTTGCTCAAGGACGACTGGGCCTGAGGTCGGGGATGACATCTGCCCTCATTCCCTTTGCCGGATATGGTCCATCAGGGCCTTTAGGAGCCCCTCGAAGGTCGCATCCTTCGGCATGACGTCGACGTCTATGCCCATCGATTCCAGCGTCCTCTTCGTTGGCTCCCCTATCGCACCTATGATGGCGGCGTTCAGCGATGTCCCGAACTCCCTGACGCCATATTTCCGCTCGCCCTCCTCGATGAACGCCTTTGCGGACATGGAGCTTGTGAAGGCAAAGGCATCAATGCCTCCATGCACAGTGAAATAGTACATGTCCAGCAGCGCACGGTCCGGTTCGGACCTCCTCAACGCATACACAGGTACCTCCTCGACCTTCGCCCCCATCGCCTCCAGCCCTTTCCTTATGACATCGGAGCCTTGGTCCGACCTGATGACCCAGACCGTCTCGTCCTTCGAGACCTTTCCCTCAAGCAGTCTCACCAGGCCATCGGAGGTGAACTTCTCCGGCACGGCCTCGACCTTGAGCCATTTGGCCTTGGCGGCATCTGCCGTGACGGGCCCGATGGCTATCACACCTCTTCTGTTCAACAAGGTGAAGACGGACGTGGCCTTCCCCCTTTTCTCCAAGAGCTTGAACATGTACTTCACTGCGGTAGAGCTTGTGACCATGACCCTGCCCACCCTCCCCGCCTCGAGCTCTTCTACGAACCGCCAGAAGGCAGGTGTGTCAAGCTCCTCCAGCTCCAGGGGAGATGCGAACATCACCTCGAAGCCCATCTCCCTAGCCATCGCGACCGATTCCTCGGCCTTGTCCTTGGTCCTCATTATAGCAAGCTTCATGAAAGGTCCCCCAAGGTCTTCCACAGCGATGCGACCCCCCCGACCACCACTACCGCGGGGGCACCGACCCCGAGGCTCTTACATCTCTGTGCTATGGTGGCGACATCGGCGGACACCATCCTCTGTTCCGGTGTGCTCCCTTTCTCGATCACAGACACTGGCGTTGTAGGGTCCATCCCTCCCTCGATGAGGCGGGACATGTTCTTTTCCAGATTTGACATGCCCATCATGATGACTATCGTACCGCCGAGCCTTGCGAGCAAAGAATAATCGATGACCTCCTCATCCTTGTGCAGGCCCTCGTGCCCGGTCATTATCGTCACCATCGACGCATGGTCCCTGTGAGTGAGGGGTATCCCCGCCAGCCCAGGCACGGCGATGGAGGAAGTGACGCCAGGGACCAGATGAACCCTGATCCCATGCCTGACCAGCTCCTCGGCCTCCTCACCTCCCCTGCCGAATAGGAATGGATCACCTCCCTTGAGACGGACCACCATTTTTCCTTCCAAGGCCTTCTCGATCAGCAACCTGTTGATATCTGGCTGTTCGGCCTTGTGATGGGCGCCCCTCTTTCCAACGTCGATGACCTCGGCGTCCTCCCTCGCAGCTTCCAGTAGCTCCATCCCTATGAGCGAATCGTGCACTATCACGTCCGCCTTTGTTATGAGCTCCCGGCCCCTGACCGTGATCAGGCCGGGGTCGCCTGGGCCCGCGCCCACCAGGTAGACCTCTCCTGTCCTTTCGCAAGATCTCATCTGATGTCCTCCCAACCCATCATCATCTCCTTCACAAACCTGTCTAGCCCGACCTTCAGGTTCTCCACGTCCAGGTGCCTGTCGAGCCTGAACGCCCTTGAACCGTCCTCAGCGAGCACGATGCCCCTCATGCGCAGAGCGTCGAGCTCCTTCACGGCCCATATCCCGATGGGGACCGAGCATCCGCCGCCCATTCCGGACAGCACATATCTTTCCGCCTCCACGCAGAGCCTTGTCTCAGTGTCATTGAGCGCTGACAGGGTCTCAAAATGCTTCGAGCCGTTTGCACAACTTATAGCGATGGCGCCCTGTCCCACTGCCGGTATGAAGATCGTGGGGTCCAGGACAAAGGCCTCACAATCGACCTCCAATCGTTCGAGCCCGGCCTTGGCCAGGACTATCGCGTCAAATTTTCCCTCTCTCAACCTGGACAGCCTGGTCGTGACATTGCCGCGGAGGTCTTTGATGACGAGGTCCGGCCTGACGTTGAGCAACATCGCCCTTCTCCTCACGCTAGAGGTACCGACGACGGCCCCTCTGGGAAGCTCTTCCAATGGGCGTTTTGAGATGATGACGTCCTCCACCGGCCCCCTAGGGAGCACTGCGGCGATCCTTGTTCCCTCGGTACAGACCACCGGCATGTCCTTGAGCGAATTGACGCTGGCATCGATCTCGCCTGACAGGATCCTGTCATCCAGCTCTTTTACGAAGGCCCCGAACCCTCCCAGCGACCTCAATGGTCTGTCCCGCACCCTGTCGCCCGTGGTCGATATGAGCCTTACCTCGATCTGCAGGTCTGGAAATTTTTTTCCGAGCTTCGAGGTGACGATCTCTGTCTGAGAGACCGCCAACCTGGACCCCCTCGTCCCGATGATCATCGGAATACCTCGCTGAGCGCCTCTGCGAAGCCATCAAGGGTACGGTCGATGACCTCCGCCGTGTGCGCTGTGGAAAGGAAGTTCGTCTCGTATTGCGACGGCGGAAGGTAGATGCCCTTTTCCAGAAGGTGGTCGAACATCTTCTTGAACAACGACGGGTCACACCTTTTCGCATCGGCATAATCATTGACCTCCTGTTCCGTGAAGAAGATCTGGAACATCGAACCGATGCCGACGACCTGGAAACCGAGATGAAGCTCGTCCAGGATGGACCTCAGGCCATTTCTCATCCTCTCTCCCTGATGGGACAGTCCATCGTGTCCTTCCTTTTCCAGGACCGATATTGTCTCGATGCCGGCAGTAAGGCTGAGAGGGTTGCCTGAGAAGGTGCCTGCCTGATAGACCTTGCCCAATGGCGAGACGCTCGACATGATCTCGGACGATGCCCCGAAGGCCCCGAAGGGAAGCCCCCCACCTGCGATCTTGCCTAGGACCGTGATGTCCGGTCTTACGTTGAAGTACTGCTGCGCCCCACCCATCGCAAGGCGGAAACCTGTGATCACCTCGTCGAATATCAGAAGGACGTCATGCTGCGATGTCAGCTCCCTCAGCTCCTGAAGATACCCATCTTTCGGAAGGATCGGGCCGGCATTCCCGATCACGGGCTCCAATATCATTGCCGCGACCTCGCCCTTGTTCTCGAGGAGAGTCCTTCTCACAGCCCTGATGTCATTGTAGGGGACCAGCAATGTGTTCCTCGTCACCTCATCAGGGATCCCTAGCGAGTCAGGGGCGCAGTGCGTGGTGGCGCCTGACCCCGCTCTCACGAGCACGGGGTCGTGGGCGCCATGAAAGGCCCCCTCGACCTTAATCAACTTTTTTCTGCCAGTGTGACCCCTTGCCAGGCGTATCGCGTGCATGGTGGCCTCGGTACCGGAGCTGACGAACCGCATCATCTCCATGGATGGGTAGTGACGATGCAGCAACCTTGCCATATGAAGCTCCTTCTCTACCGGTGCGCCGTAGAGCGTCCCGAGGTCCAGCTGGGCCCTGAGGGCATCGACGACCTCCTTTCTGGCATGACCTAGTATGAGGGGGCCGAAGCCCATGCAATAATCTATGTACTCATTCCCATCCACATCGTAGATCATTGGGCCTTTACCGGCCTTTATGTACAGGGGATAGGGGCCATAAGCCCTCACGGGGCTGGAAACCCCGCCTGGTAGGTATCTCTTGGCCTCGGAATATAACGCAGCCGACCCTTCCGACCTCATCCTTCGCCCTCCAGGAGCCACCTGGCCGCATCTTTGGCATGGTAGGTTATGATCATATCTGCTCCAGCCCTCCTTATCGAGGTCAACGTCTCCATGACGACCCTTTTCTCATCGATCCAGCCTTTGGCGGAAGCGGCTTTTACCATCGAGTATTCCCCGCTCACGTTGTAGGCCGCGATCGGGACGTCGAACCTATTCCTCGCCATAGCTATGATATCCAGATATGCAAGGGCCGGCTTGACCATCAATATGTCCGCCCCCTCGGACAGGTCGAGCTCCATCTCTCTCATGGCCTCGCGTGCGTTGCCTGGGTCCATCTGATGGGTCCGCCTGTCCCCGAACTTAGGGGCGCTCTCCGCGGCATCTCTGAAGGGGCCATAATAGGCAGAGGCGTACTTGGCAGAATAGGCCATTATCGGCACCATATCGAGGCCGGCCTCGTCCAGGCCCTCCCTGATCGCCTTAACCTGCCCGTCCATCATACCGGACGGGGCGACCATGTCAGCGCCGGCCTCCGCCTGGGAGATCGCCGTCAGGGCATATAGGTCATTGGTGGCGTCGTTGTCCACATTTCCGGACCTCAGCACCCCGCAATGGCCATGGGAGGTGTACTCACATAAGCAAAGATCGGTGATGACGATGAGGCCGGGGACCTCCGCCTTGATCTCTCTCACCGCCCTTTGCACTACGCCCTGCTCGTCAAAGGCCGCGCTCCCCCTCTCGTCCTTTACCTTTGGGATCCCGAAAAGGAGGACGGCAGGTATCCCGAGGTCGTGAGCCGACCTGGCCTCCCCTGCTATGAGCGATAGGGGGTGCGCCATCACCCCTGGCATCGAGGTGATCGCCCTAGGCTTTTTTACATTCTCGTCGACGAACAGCGGATAGATGAGGTCGTCTGCGGCTAGGGCCGTCTCTGAGACCATCCTTCTCAGTCCTTGCTGTCCCCTAAGCCTTCTCATCCTGCTCTGCGGGTACATCTCCTTCCTCCTCCTTGAGCTCGAACATCTGTCTGGCTGCTTCGAAGAAACGGTCGTCCCCGTTCCTGGCCGCGGCCTTGAGGGACTCGGTCGGGCAGGCCAGGAACCTCCCCATCAGCGCGGTCCCGAATTCCTCCATCACCTTCTCGATCGGGTCCTGACCGCATTTGGCCCTTGCTATCGCCTTACGGACCTCCTTGTCCTTGATGGACGAATACTTGCCGAACATCATCTTCACTATCCTTGAGGCCTCCATCTCGTCCAGCTTCCTGTCAAGAAGTGCCAGCTCCTCGATGATGATCCGCTCGGCCTTCTTCATCTCCTCCCTGCGCCTGAGGATGTTCGCCTCGGAGACGCCCCGGAGGCCGTCAATATCATACAGTTCAACGCCTTCCAGATCGCGGACGTCCAAGGAAACGTTCCTAGGGAAGGAGACGTCGATTATCAGCATCCTCTTGTCGGCCCGGGCCTCCATGGCCTTCTTTATATGCCGGCTCTCAAGGATCATATGCGTCGCGGACGTCGCGCAAAGGACGACGTCCGCCTGGGCAAGGAACTCGTGCAGGAAGTCAAACTTGACCGCCTTACCGTTCAACACCCAGGCCAGCTCGACCGCCCTGGCATAGGTCCTGTTCGATACGAAGACCGCCTCCGGCGATTTGCCCACCAGGTGCTTGGCTATCAATGTGGCCATCTCGCCCGCCCCTATCACAAGGACCTTCTTTCCGGACAGGGTGCCCAGCTTCTCCTCCGCCAGCTCGACCGCCGCGGAGCCTATGGAGACGCATCCTTTGTTGACCTTCGTCTCGGTCCTTACCTTCTTCCCAACGCTGATGGCCTTCCTGAACACCACCGAAAGGACCGGACCTATGTGGCCGGCCCTCTCCGCATGCTCGAACGCCTCTTTCACCTGGGACTGGATCTGGTCCTCACCTATTATCATCGACTCCAGCCCTGACGACACCCTGAGGAGGTGGCGGACGGAGTCCGACCCTGTGAGGAACTGCACCAGGTTCTGGTCTGAATCGAAGGGGATGAAGGAGGAGACCATCGCCTCCATGGCCTTCCTCGTCTTCTCCCAATCTTTCGTCGCCACATACATCTCGACGCGGTTGCAGGTCTTGAGCACAACGCATTCAGTGACCCCATCCAGCTTGCTCAATGTCAAAAGAAGGTGGTCAACATTCTGCGACCCGATCAGTTCAAGCTTACCTATGTCGACCTGCTTGTGGGTGATGTGCACGCTAAGGATCTTGTCCATCCCCTTTCACCATCCTCCTTCTTGCGGCCGTCATGGCCTTCTTCATCTCCCCCTCCCTCACGAGCTGCCATATCCTCTCGTCCTTCAGGACATCCCATAGCAGCTGTTCTCTCCTCTTCTGGTCGGGGATGAGCCGTTTGGCCTCCTCCCTCAGTGTCTCCTGCAGGAGGACCATCCTGCCATGCTCAGGTCCAAGCTCCTCATCCAGGAGGGTCCGGAGATATTTGGCCATCGCCGGGCTCCTTCCAAAGGTCGATATGGCGACCGTATAACCGTCCCTCTCGACGACCGAGGGGATCAAGAAGTTCGACCTGCCGTCTGAACAATTATACAGTTTCCCGGTTGCGACGGCCTGGTTCACGATCGCGCTGTTCACCGCATCGTCATCTGTGCACGCGATGACGACATCGGCCCAGCCGACCCATTCCACAAGTCGTTCGAGGGCGTCCTCTTCCACGATCTGGACCTCAGAGGTATCGAACCCTTCGCAAAAATGACGGCTCACCACCACGACGTCGGCCTCTTTTGCAAAGAACCTCGCCTTCCTGAGGCCTACCTGACCTCCCCCGAAGACGACTACCTTTCGTAATCTCATATCTATGAAGAGCGGCAACATGCTATGAACGCCCCTAGGCGATGGCCTTCTCACTATGTGAAATATGCGGGATAGATAGGAGGCGGTATCATCCATGTTAGTATTTAATTTAGTTGGATTATACATCCAATAGATATAAATAAAAAATTGGATTATACATCCAACTAGTTCGTATGAAAGTGAGCGGGGGACCTACTCAGGATGAAGTAATGGCCGTTTCCCTCTTCAAGCTGGGGCTGAAGAAGGGGGACAGGATCGTCGATGTCGGCTGCGGTACGGGAAAGGTCTCGGTCCATGCTGCGAGGACCTGTGAAAAGGTGTTCGCCGTCGACAACCGCGATGAGGCCATAACGGCCACCAGAGCAAATGTCATAGAGAGCGGATCGGACAACGTCGAGGTGATCAAGGGTCATGCGAAAGACGTGATCCCCTCCCTTGGTGCACTTGACGGGGCATTTGTAGGAGGGTCGAAGGACCTTGAGCTTGTCCTTGAGGCATTGGTCCGCAATGTCAAAGGGAGGGTCGTCATGAACGCTGTGATGGTGAGCACGCTCAGCAGGGCGATCGATGCGATGAAGGAGCTCGAAATCTTTGAAGAGGTGGTCCAGGTCAGCGTTGCGAGGTCCCATGAGATCGGCGGGTCGGTGATGTTCAGGCCGATAGACCCTGTTTTTGTGATAGTCGGAAAGGTGAGATGATGCTGGTGGCGTTGGGGCTTGGGCCCGGGGACAGCGAGCTGATAACGGTCAGGGGCGCTAGATTGTTGAGAACGGCCGACAAGGTGTTCGTCCCTGGTGAGATTGCCAGAAGGATAGTGCTCCCCTATGTCGACCCTGAGCTTTTGGACTTCCCGATGACCAATGATGAGGATGCGATAACCAAGGCCATGGAGCGCAACTCCGACAGGATAGCAAAGTACGCCCTTAACGGGACGGCCGTGCTCGGGATCCTTGGCGACCCGAGCTTCTTTTCCACATATGGCAGGCTCTATACCATTTTGAAGCAAAGGTATCCCTCCATCGAGTGCACGGTCGAACCTGGAATAAGCTCGATAACGGCCTTTGCAGCGAAGATGGGCGTGGCCGTAAACTCTGGGCTGGAGGTGTCAGATGGCTCGGAGAAGGCGTGCAGGGTGCTGTTGAAGGTGAGAAGACCGAGGGAGACGGTCGAAAAGCTCAGGAAGGAGGGTTTCAAGGAATTCGTCCTCGCCGAGAGGATGTATATGGATGGTGAAAAGATCTACGGTGAGTCCGATATGCCAGAGGTATGTGATTATATGTCGGTCCTATTTGCGAGGCGGTGACCGTGCCAAGGGTCCATTTCGTCGGAGCTGGCCCGGGCGATCCCGACCTCATTACACTGAAAGGCAACGACCTGCTCGTCAACGCAGATGTTCTGGTCTATGCCGGCTCCCTGGTCAATCCTGAGCTTGTAAGAAGGTCAAGGGCATCGGTCAAATTGGACAGCTGGGGGATGTCGATCGAGGAGATGGTGCCACTCATGGCCAATGCCGCCAAGGAAGGAAAGCTGGTCGTAAGGCTCCATTCTGGCGACCCATCTATCTATGGTTCGATAGTCGAGCAGATCGCGGAGCTTCAGAAGCTCGGGGTCGATGTGGAGGTCGTGCCAGGCGTCAGCTCGATGTTCGCGGCGGCGGCCGCGCTGAAGACGCAGTACACCCTGAAGGGCGTCTCGGAGTCGTTGATAGTCACCAGACCGGCCGGTGACACCCTGGACAAGGACGACATAGCCGCATTTTCGAAGATGGGGGCGTCCATGGTCATCTTCCTGGGGACGGACAAGCTCCCTGAGATCGTAGAAAAGCTGGAATGTCCTAGGGAGACGCCAGCGGCGGTCATCTATCATGCCTCATGGCCAGACCAGGTCATCGTCAAAGGATGTGTCGGCGATATAGCGGAGAAGGCGATGAGGGCGGGCATAACCCGGTCCGCGCTCATTTTGATCGGAGGCATAGTCGACCCGATGGAAAGGTACGAGAGGTCGGTGCTGTACTCATGAGAACGGCCGTCGTCCATATCAAAAGGCCTGAGGAGGCTGCCAAGGTCGCAAAGGTATTGGACGCCGATGTGCTGGATTATTCTGAGGACGTTTTTGAGGAGATGTTCGATGAGCGCAAGGTGATCGTTGCCATCATGGCCTGCGGCATCGTGGTCCGCAAGATCTCCCCCTTGATGAAGGACAAATGGTCCGACCCCGCCGTGGTCGTGGTATCTCCAGACCTGCGCTTTGCCATCCCGATCGCAGGTGGCCATCACGGAGGGAACGAGACCGCCAAGAAGCTAGCATCCATAGGAGTAGAGCCAGTAATCACGACGGCGACGGATGCGCTCGGAAAGGACTCGGTGGAGGATATAGCGAGAAGGCATGGTGGCTCGGTGGTGAACACGTCCTCCACGGTCAAGGTCAACGCCTCTTTTCTGCAGGGCGATGTGCCCGTTTACAGGATCGCTGGACCGTCGGTCGTCCTTATCGACGGTGGGGTCTCGGTCATCGCCGGTCATGGCGACCATGTCGTCGGCATAGGTTGTAACAGAGGTACAGATGCCGACGAGATTGTCCAGGCGGTGGACGCATCCCTTTTATCGAAAGGACTTGGCAGGTCAGACGTGCTGGCGTATGCCACGACGGTAAAAAAGTACGACGAGAAGGGAATTACCGATGCGGCGAGGACCTTGGGGGGGCCCTTGTTCTTCATCGATGACGATACCATCAACAGGCAGGATGTAGCGTCAAGGTCCAAGGCGGCCGCGATAGGCCTTATCGGTGTCGCCGAACCGGCAGCTCTGGCCCTTGCGAAAAGGAAGGAACTGATCTTGGAGAGGAGAGCTTATGGAAATGTCACGGTCGCGATCGCAAGATGAGGGCGCGTCATTGTATATAGTCAGCACCGGCCCAGGAGACATGGCGAACCTTACGCCCATGGCCAGGGAGGCCATAGAGTCGGCAGAGGTCATCATAGGGAACAGGATGTACCTGGACCAGATGTCCTCCCTTCTCAATGATAAGGTGGTCATAAGCTCTGCCATGGGAAAAGAGGTCGAAAGGGCAAAACAGGCCGTCCGTCTGGCAAAGGAGAAAAAGGTCGCGATGCTCAGCGGCGGGGACGCCGGCGTGTACGGGATGGCGAGCATAATCCTTGAGGTTGCCGAGAGCGAGTGCCCCGGTCTCAAGGTAAAGGTCGTCCCGGGCGTGACCGCGGCGACCGCGGCGGCATCCCTCATGGGGTCGCCGCTGTCAGGGGACTTCGTCGTGATCTCGCTCTCTGACCTGCTGACCCCCCATGACGTGATGATGAGGCGGGCCGACCTCGCATTCCAGATGGGAGTGCCTGTGGCCATCTATAACCCA
This genomic window from Methanomassiliicoccales archaeon contains:
- the cobJ gene encoding precorrin-3B C(17)-methyltransferase gives rise to the protein MEMSRSRSQDEGASLYIVSTGPGDMANLTPMAREAIESAEVIIGNRMYLDQMSSLLNDKVVISSAMGKEVERAKQAVRLAKEKKVAMLSGGDAGVYGMASIILEVAESECPGLKVKVVPGVTAATAAASLMGSPLSGDFVVISLSDLLTPHDVMMRRADLAFQMGVPVAIYNPKSRNRPDNLREALTLAIRHAGPDRPVGIVRNAYREGQSVTYTTLGRLLEDDSAVDMHSIVIVGGEGTRMIKEGDHVKGFITPRGYHRKYVY
- the cbiG gene encoding cobalt-precorrin 5A hydrolase → MRTAVVHIKRPEEAAKVAKVLDADVLDYSEDVFEEMFDERKVIVAIMACGIVVRKISPLMKDKWSDPAVVVVSPDLRFAIPIAGGHHGGNETAKKLASIGVEPVITTATDALGKDSVEDIARRHGGSVVNTSSTVKVNASFLQGDVPVYRIAGPSVVLIDGGVSVIAGHGDHVVGIGCNRGTDADEIVQAVDASLLSKGLGRSDVLAYATTVKKYDEKGITDAARTLGGPLFFIDDDTINRQDVASRSKAAAIGLIGVAEPAALALAKRKELILERRAYGNVTVAIAR
- a CDS encoding cobalt-factor II C(20)-methyltransferase; the encoded protein is MLVALGLGPGDSELITVRGARLLRTADKVFVPGEIARRIVLPYVDPELLDFPMTNDEDAITKAMERNSDRIAKYALNGTAVLGILGDPSFFSTYGRLYTILKQRYPSIECTVEPGISSITAFAAKMGVAVNSGLEVSDGSEKACRVLLKVRRPRETVEKLRKEGFKEFVLAERMYMDGEKIYGESDMPEVCDYMSVLFARR
- a CDS encoding bifunctional precorrin-2 dehydrogenase/sirohydrochlorin ferrochelatase; this encodes MLPLFIDMRLRKVVVFGGGQVGLRKARFFAKEADVVVVSRHFCEGFDTSEVQIVEEDALERLVEWVGWADVVIACTDDDAVNSAIVNQAVATGKLYNCSDGRSNFLIPSVVERDGYTVAISTFGRSPAMAKYLRTLLDEELGPEHGRMVLLQETLREEAKRLIPDQKRREQLLWDVLKDERIWQLVREGEMKKAMTAARRRMVKGDGQDP
- a CDS encoding cobalt-precorrin-4 C(11)-methyltransferase, whose amino-acid sequence is MPRVHFVGAGPGDPDLITLKGNDLLVNADVLVYAGSLVNPELVRRSRASVKLDSWGMSIEEMVPLMANAAKEGKLVVRLHSGDPSIYGSIVEQIAELQKLGVDVEVVPGVSSMFAAAAALKTQYTLKGVSESLIVTRPAGDTLDKDDIAAFSKMGASMVIFLGTDKLPEIVEKLECPRETPAAVIYHASWPDQVIVKGCVGDIAEKAMRAGITRSALILIGGIVDPMERYERSVLYS
- the cbiT gene encoding precorrin-6Y C5,15-methyltransferase (decarboxylating) subunit CbiT → MKVSGGPTQDEVMAVSLFKLGLKKGDRIVDVGCGTGKVSVHAARTCEKVFAVDNRDEAITATRANVIESGSDNVEVIKGHAKDVIPSLGALDGAFVGGSKDLELVLEALVRNVKGRVVMNAVMVSTLSRAIDAMKELEIFEEVVQVSVARSHEIGGSVMFRPIDPVFVIVGKVR